In Candidatus Paceibacterota bacterium, a single genomic region encodes these proteins:
- a CDS encoding type II toxin-antitoxin system PemK/MazF family toxin: MFIKDFDGWNIEKKRVHSEENPIYFREGDIWWCKLGVNIGDEQDGKGENFSRPILIIKKFNQFIFWAVPLSSKLKKNKYYVVCKSSEEEDRAAIISQVKLVSIKRLTDKIGFADKKSLETIKKAIKELL, encoded by the coding sequence ATGTTTATAAAAGATTTTGATGGCTGGAATATAGAGAAAAAGAGGGTCCATTCGGAAGAAAATCCAATCTACTTTAGGGAAGGAGATATTTGGTGGTGTAAGTTAGGGGTAAATATTGGTGATGAGCAAGATGGAAAAGGAGAGAACTTTAGTCGTCCTATTTTGATTATCAAGAAATTCAATCAATTTATATTCTGGGCTGTCCCCCTCTCAAGTAAGCTAAAGAAAAATAAATACTATGTTGTATGTAAAAGTTCAGAAGAAGAAGATCGAGCAGCGATCATTTCTCAAGTAAAACTTGTAAGCATCAAGAGGTTGACTGACAAAATAGGATTCGCAGATAAAAAATCTTTAGAAACAATCAAAAAGGCGATCAAAGAATTGCTCTGA
- the rny gene encoding ribonuclease Y codes for MSLKLVVLIASFAAVLGVAFGYFLRWIISLGQRGSMEVRMKQLELNAREEATKILEEAEKKAQAELQLVRAETKEKEEKIKKTEDRLIKKEEFLDKRQVDIDKEVEQIKEKVSEIKAIKEKAESLEKQKYEALQKASSLSEEDAKQVLLREVERKFEEDVVVRMQKLENQGAEKIENKAKEILTTSIHRLANSVSSDIFATNVPIPSDEIKGKIIGKEGRNIKAFERVSGVEVIVDDTPGSITLSSFDPVRRQVARVALEYLIQDGRIQPAKIEEMVEKAKQEINKIMKQKGEEAAYECGVFNLDPRIIAILGRLHFRTSYGQNVLQHSIEMSHICGMLAQEIGADVAIAKAGGLLHDIGKAVDHEITGTHVEIGRRILQKFGADERIIRAMEAHHGEYPYSTLESYLVQAADAISGARPGARRDTVENYLKRLQELEAISNSFKGVEKSYALQAGREVRVFVTPHDVTDLEAKNLARDIAVRIENELKYPGEIKVVVIRESRTIEFAR; via the coding sequence ATGTCATTAAAATTAGTAGTCCTCATTGCCAGTTTCGCCGCTGTACTCGGTGTCGCTTTCGGTTATTTCCTACGATGGATCATTTCTTTAGGCCAGAGAGGTTCAATGGAAGTGCGTATGAAACAGCTTGAGCTGAATGCTCGAGAAGAAGCGACCAAAATATTGGAAGAAGCGGAAAAGAAAGCTCAAGCAGAATTACAATTAGTACGAGCAGAGACCAAAGAAAAAGAAGAAAAAATAAAAAAAACTGAAGATAGATTGATTAAAAAAGAAGAATTTCTAGACAAGAGACAGGTAGATATCGATAAAGAAGTAGAACAGATCAAAGAAAAAGTTTCGGAAATTAAAGCTATCAAAGAAAAGGCAGAGAGTTTGGAAAAACAAAAGTACGAAGCTTTGCAAAAGGCATCTAGCCTATCAGAAGAAGATGCAAAACAAGTACTTTTGAGAGAAGTGGAAAGAAAATTTGAGGAAGATGTAGTTGTACGTATGCAAAAACTGGAAAACCAGGGAGCAGAGAAAATCGAAAATAAAGCGAAGGAAATACTGACGACTTCAATCCACCGTTTGGCCAACTCGGTATCATCGGACATATTTGCAACTAATGTCCCTATTCCTTCGGATGAAATAAAGGGCAAGATTATAGGAAAAGAAGGTAGGAATATCAAAGCTTTTGAAAGAGTGTCGGGAGTAGAAGTAATCGTCGACGATACTCCGGGTTCTATTACTCTTTCCTCTTTTGATCCTGTGCGCAGACAAGTAGCTCGAGTGGCTCTCGAATATTTAATCCAAGATGGAAGAATCCAGCCTGCAAAAATAGAAGAGATGGTAGAAAAGGCTAAGCAGGAAATAAATAAAATAATGAAGCAGAAAGGTGAGGAAGCGGCTTATGAGTGCGGTGTGTTTAACCTTGACCCAAGGATTATAGCTATTCTTGGTCGACTACATTTCCGCACTTCATATGGCCAGAATGTACTGCAACATTCAATCGAGATGTCGCACATTTGCGGCATGCTAGCGCAAGAAATAGGAGCTGACGTGGCTATCGCCAAAGCCGGAGGATTGCTACATGACATAGGAAAAGCAGTAGATCATGAAATCACGGGTACTCATGTCGAAATCGGTCGTAGAATTCTACAAAAATTTGGTGCCGACGAACGCATTATCCGTGCTATGGAAGCCCATCATGGTGAATATCCTTACTCCACTCTCGAATCTTACTTGGTGCAAGCGGCCGATGCTATTTCAGGAGCTCGCCCTGGAGCTCGTCGCGATACAGTAGAAAATTATTTGAAGAGATTACAAGAACTCGAAGCTATTTCCAATTCATTCAAAGGAGTAGAGAAGTCGTACGCTCTGCAAGCTGGACGCGAAGTAAGAGTATTCGTCACTCCACATGATGTGACCGACCTAGAAGCCAAAAACTTAGCTCGCGATATCGCCGTCCGCATTGAAAACGAACTAAAATATCCAGGAGAAATAAAAGTAGTAGTCATCCGCGAATCCCGCACTATCGAATTTGCGAGGTAA
- a CDS encoding integrase core domain-containing protein: MYTNNKNMPLIRREAARLVHKGWSARKVGRYLGFHHTAVMEWVRRADVIGDHPIPTRSSKPKSHPKQLKENVVRKIVNKRLEHNRYAEAVHKELLNDGVMVSLSSVKRTLERKYLIKKRSPWKRYHPHQDRPYPLKSGDLVQIDTIHRMVSEKKRLYVFVLIDVFSRWTYAKAFERMNAKTSIDFVSEAQKEASFHFNMLQSDHGPEFGKWFVERIQKSHRYTRIGKPNDNAHIERFNRTLQEECLDKVPNTVGLINIALKKYLKYYNYERVHAGINYLIPIQVV, encoded by the coding sequence ATGTATACAAACAACAAGAACATGCCTCTAATCAGAAGAGAGGCTGCAAGACTAGTTCACAAAGGCTGGAGTGCTAGGAAGGTTGGTAGATATCTTGGATTTCACCATACAGCGGTCATGGAATGGGTTAGAAGAGCAGACGTGATCGGAGATCACCCAATACCGACGAGATCATCAAAACCAAAATCACATCCAAAACAATTGAAAGAAAATGTGGTGAGAAAGATTGTGAACAAGAGACTTGAACACAATCGATATGCGGAAGCAGTACACAAAGAACTTTTGAATGACGGGGTCATGGTATCTCTTTCTTCAGTTAAAAGAACTCTGGAGAGAAAATATTTAATCAAAAAGAGATCTCCATGGAAGAGATACCACCCTCACCAAGATCGCCCATATCCCCTTAAATCAGGCGATTTGGTGCAGATCGATACTATCCATCGGATGGTGAGTGAGAAGAAAAGATTGTACGTTTTTGTACTGATCGATGTCTTTTCTCGTTGGACATATGCAAAAGCTTTTGAGCGTATGAATGCAAAAACTAGTATTGATTTTGTTTCAGAAGCTCAAAAAGAAGCCAGTTTTCATTTCAATATGTTACAGTCCGATCACGGTCCAGAGTTTGGCAAGTGGTTCGTGGAGAGAATACAAAAATCTCATCGATACACCAGGATCGGTAAACCTAACGACAATGCCCACATCGAGAGATTTAACCGCACACTTCAGGAAGAGTGTTTGGACAAAGTTCCAAACACTGTCGGATTGATTAATATCGCTTTGAAAAAATATTTAAAGTATTACAATTACGAACGAGTTCATGCAGGAATTAATTACCTAATTCCCATACAGGTGGTGTGA
- a CDS encoding trigger factor, translating into MSYKVEVKKLPKSEMELKGSIEAPLLEGARKKALKKLSERINIAGFRKGHVPEKVVVEKIGEGNILEEAAEILLSEFYPKILVDQKIDSIGRPKVSITKLATHNPLEFTITTAVLPIFELGDYKKVTKDIREKEKSKEVKIEATEKEINDVVTQIRKNKAHYDWSHSASPFSRATRDKQDNLVHDHPDFEKEENLPEFNDEFAKQVGKFESVEQMKEKVKENIIEEKKYREIEKKRALIMDALVKTVDMELPDILIESEVEKSLAQMKDDVARAGANFEDYLKETKKKEEDLRADLREGANKKAKIQLIFNKIAEEEKLAPNKEILEHEVKQILEHYPGASEESARIYIATQLLNREVLKLLEQ; encoded by the coding sequence ATGTCATACAAAGTAGAAGTAAAGAAACTACCGAAATCGGAGATGGAACTGAAGGGGAGCATAGAGGCTCCCCTTCTTGAAGGTGCTAGGAAAAAGGCTCTGAAGAAACTTTCCGAAAGAATCAATATCGCAGGCTTCCGTAAAGGCCATGTTCCGGAGAAGGTAGTGGTAGAAAAAATCGGGGAAGGAAATATATTAGAAGAAGCAGCTGAAATACTGCTTTCGGAATTCTATCCGAAAATATTGGTTGACCAAAAAATTGACTCAATCGGTAGGCCTAAAGTTTCCATAACCAAACTCGCCACCCACAATCCGCTCGAATTTACTATTACTACTGCAGTATTACCTATTTTTGAATTGGGGGATTATAAGAAAGTAACTAAAGACATTAGAGAAAAGGAAAAAAGTAAAGAAGTAAAGATTGAGGCAACAGAAAAAGAAATAAACGATGTAGTAACACAGATAAGAAAAAATAAAGCTCATTATGATTGGTCCCACTCCGCATCTCCTTTCAGTCGAGCTACGCGGGACAAGCAAGACAATCTTGTACACGATCACCCAGATTTTGAGAAAGAAGAAAATCTGCCAGAGTTTAATGATGAATTTGCGAAGCAAGTAGGTAAGTTTGAATCAGTAGAGCAGATGAAAGAGAAAGTGAAAGAAAATATTATAGAAGAAAAAAAGTATAGAGAAATCGAAAAGAAAAGGGCCCTGATTATGGATGCTTTGGTGAAGACCGTTGATATGGAGTTACCCGATATTTTGATTGAAAGTGAAGTAGAAAAGTCACTAGCTCAAATGAAAGATGACGTAGCAAGAGCAGGAGCAAATTTTGAAGATTACCTTAAGGAAACTAAAAAGAAGGAAGAGGATTTGCGTGCCGATCTAAGAGAGGGAGCAAACAAAAAAGCTAAGATACAACTTATATTTAATAAGATAGCTGAGGAAGAAAAGCTGGCACCAAACAAAGAAATACTAGAACACGAAGTAAAACAAATTCTCGAACATTATCCAGGAGCCTCGGAAGAAAGCGCTCGCATCTATATCGCTACCCAACTCCTCAATCGCGAAGTATTAAAGTTGCTAGAGCAGTAA
- the clpP gene encoding ATP-dependent Clp endopeptidase proteolytic subunit ClpP has protein sequence MSYLVPTVIEKSPQGERAYDIYSRLLKERIIFIGGPIDDTVANLVIAQLLFLQSEDPKKDISLYVNSPGGNIHSGLAIIDTMNYVKPDIQTICVGMAASMGSVILSAGTKGKRFALPNSDIMIHQPHVSGVEGQASDIEISAKHILKSREILNKILVKNTGQSMDRIEKDVDRDYFMSAEEAKKYGIIDKILS, from the coding sequence ATGTCATACCTAGTACCGACAGTGATAGAAAAAAGTCCCCAAGGAGAAAGAGCTTACGATATTTACTCTCGTCTATTGAAAGAACGCATCATTTTCATCGGTGGCCCGATAGACGACACCGTAGCAAACTTGGTCATCGCCCAACTCCTATTCCTACAATCGGAAGATCCTAAAAAAGATATCTCTCTTTACGTTAATTCCCCTGGAGGAAACATCCATTCTGGTTTGGCTATTATAGACACGATGAACTACGTAAAACCAGACATCCAGACAATATGCGTAGGTATGGCTGCTTCTATGGGATCAGTAATACTATCTGCCGGCACCAAAGGCAAAAGATTTGCTTTACCCAATTCAGACATAATGATCCACCAGCCTCATGTAAGTGGGGTCGAGGGTCAAGCTTCAGACATAGAAATAAGCGCCAAACATATCCTAAAATCTAGAGAAATCTTAAATAAGATTTTGGTAAAAAATACCGGTCAATCAATGGATCGTATAGAAAAAGATGTCGATCGTGATTACTTCATGTCAGCGGAAGAAGCTAAAAAATACGGAATTATAGATAAAATATTGAGCTAA
- the nusA gene encoding transcription termination factor NusA, producing MFDLKVINSVLGELEEERGIPKEKVLEAIEASLATAYKKEYGKRGQIIRATFDLNSGGVEMSQAKIVVDGSNVFLDRESYEAAIESAEETNDERELFNPEKHIMIDDARRIKKDAKLGEEIIFPIESKGDYGRIASQTAKQVIMQKIREAERQGVLAEFGQKEGDIVNGSVQRIERGTIFVDVGRATGILPYEEQIPGERYSQGERVRGYLYRVEDGPKGVVLRLSRSHPRFLVKLFEVEAPELANGAVEVKAVAREAGSRSKVAVFSNDSHIDPVGSLVGQRGVRVATVTSELGGEKIDIIEWSEDPKTFIEDALSPAKVIEVEIDTENKQATVTVSEDQQSLAIGKGGQNVRLAAKLTGWRIDIKSVQGEELAAEVAPVAETQTKPAETAPTHEGDINPELVTE from the coding sequence ATGTTTGATCTAAAAGTAATAAATTCTGTATTAGGAGAGCTAGAGGAAGAAAGAGGTATACCAAAAGAAAAAGTGCTTGAAGCGATAGAGGCTTCGCTTGCTACTGCCTACAAAAAAGAATACGGCAAACGCGGACAAATAATTCGCGCCACTTTTGATTTGAACAGTGGAGGAGTAGAAATGTCGCAAGCCAAAATCGTAGTCGATGGATCAAATGTATTCCTCGATAGAGAGTCGTACGAAGCGGCTATCGAAAGCGCCGAAGAAACTAACGACGAAAGAGAGCTCTTCAACCCAGAAAAACACATCATGATAGATGACGCTCGCAGAATAAAGAAAGACGCAAAGCTCGGAGAGGAGATAATTTTTCCTATAGAAAGCAAGGGTGACTACGGTCGTATTGCTTCCCAAACTGCCAAACAGGTAATTATGCAAAAAATACGTGAGGCTGAGAGACAGGGAGTACTAGCTGAATTCGGCCAAAAAGAAGGCGATATCGTAAACGGCTCCGTTCAACGTATCGAACGAGGTACTATTTTTGTCGATGTCGGCAGAGCTACCGGTATTTTGCCTTATGAGGAGCAAATCCCAGGCGAACGTTACAGCCAAGGAGAAAGAGTCCGCGGATACTTATATAGAGTGGAAGATGGACCAAAAGGAGTGGTGCTCCGTCTTTCTCGCTCCCATCCACGCTTCCTAGTAAAACTTTTTGAAGTAGAAGCCCCAGAACTAGCAAATGGTGCAGTGGAAGTAAAAGCTGTCGCACGTGAAGCGGGCAGTCGCTCAAAAGTAGCAGTATTTTCGAATGATTCACACATCGACCCGGTAGGCTCCTTGGTAGGCCAGAGAGGAGTGAGAGTAGCTACAGTAACAAGCGAACTAGGTGGAGAGAAGATAGATATTATAGAATGGTCAGAGGATCCAAAAACTTTCATTGAGGACGCTCTCTCTCCTGCAAAAGTGATAGAAGTGGAAATTGATACTGAAAATAAACAGGCTACTGTTACCGTTTCTGAAGATCAACAGTCTCTCGCTATCGGCAAAGGTGGCCAAAATGTGCGCCTCGCTGCGAAGCTCACCGGTTGGAGAATCGATATCAAGTCAGTCCAGGGAGAAGAGTTGGCGGCTGAAGTAGCTCCTGTCGCTGAAACCCAAACTAAACCAGCAGAAACAGCCCCAACCCACGAAGGCGATATAAATCCGGAGTTGGTGACTGAATAA
- a CDS encoding GspE/PulE family protein: MHVEEKQLKEFIVDSGLIPLPEIEEAEEEAKKNKKSIGDILIARGKINDDDLRRMQAYILGIPFVNLKGQKIEHEVLSLIPEPIARKHNIVAFKKNENALEVAMLDTEDLQAVSSITKKVGVKILPRLTDSESMRSVLIQYQKNLKDEFGDIIQMESAGLKTIVEDAALVGQEKEGDLKKQAEELPIVRIVDTLLKHAIIQDASDIHVEPMDSQLLVRYRIDGLLHDAMVLPKNVASPLTARIKVLSNLKLDEKRLPQDGRFKIDMNGEKVSFRVSTLPIYYGEKVVMRLLRESASGFTLESLGFHGSGLDALHKALQHTTGMILTTGPTGSGKSTTLYTMLDILNQPDVNISTVEDPIEYQMKRINQTQVKPEIGLTFATGLRSLVRQDPDIIMVGEIRDTETASLAINASLTGHLVLSTLHTNSAAGAIPRLVDMKIEPFLLVSTLDVIIAQRLVRQLSANKEKYKLTKAEIESIGKLVNMDKVLECLREEKIIGKKDAWDDVYFYRPPKTLKDKEEGYHSRLGIHEVLNVSTAVKDLIVKGAASEEIESQARKEGMLTMLEDGVFKAAQGLTTIEEVLRVVSE; the protein is encoded by the coding sequence ATGCACGTTGAAGAAAAACAGTTGAAAGAATTTATTGTTGATTCGGGACTTATTCCTTTGCCTGAAATTGAAGAAGCGGAAGAAGAAGCGAAGAAGAATAAAAAATCGATTGGCGATATCCTTATTGCTCGAGGCAAAATAAACGATGATGATTTGCGTCGCATGCAAGCTTATATCCTCGGTATCCCTTTCGTAAATTTGAAGGGCCAAAAAATAGAGCACGAAGTACTCTCTCTTATTCCTGAGCCGATTGCTCGCAAGCACAACATCGTTGCTTTTAAGAAAAATGAAAATGCTTTGGAAGTGGCTATGCTCGATACTGAAGATTTACAAGCAGTTAGCTCCATTACTAAAAAAGTGGGGGTGAAAATATTGCCTCGACTCACTGATTCGGAGAGTATGCGCTCCGTCCTTATTCAATACCAGAAAAATTTGAAGGATGAGTTTGGCGATATTATCCAAATGGAATCAGCCGGCCTCAAAACTATCGTTGAGGATGCCGCTCTGGTGGGACAGGAAAAGGAAGGTGATTTGAAAAAGCAGGCAGAGGAACTGCCCATTGTCCGTATTGTCGACACTCTTTTAAAACACGCCATCATTCAGGATGCTTCCGATATCCATGTCGAGCCTATGGATAGCCAGCTTTTGGTGCGTTATCGCATTGATGGCCTTCTACACGACGCCATGGTCCTACCTAAGAATGTGGCCTCACCTCTTACTGCTCGTATCAAAGTTTTGTCCAATCTCAAACTCGATGAAAAAAGATTACCTCAAGATGGCCGTTTTAAAATAGACATGAATGGCGAGAAAGTTTCTTTCCGTGTTTCCACTCTACCGATCTATTATGGGGAGAAGGTGGTCATGCGTCTTTTGCGCGAGAGCGCTTCTGGGTTTACCTTGGAGTCCCTCGGTTTCCATGGCTCTGGCCTCGATGCCCTCCACAAAGCTTTGCAGCATACTACCGGTATGATACTGACGACAGGTCCTACAGGAAGCGGTAAATCGACTACTCTCTACACTATGCTCGATATTTTGAATCAGCCCGATGTCAACATTTCGACCGTGGAGGATCCGATCGAATACCAGATGAAGCGTATCAATCAAACTCAGGTAAAACCGGAGATAGGCCTTACCTTTGCTACCGGTTTGCGTAGCCTAGTGCGTCAGGATCCCGATATAATAATGGTGGGTGAAATCCGCGATACCGAAACAGCTTCGCTAGCTATCAATGCTTCACTTACTGGCCATTTAGTACTTTCTACTTTGCATACCAATAGTGCTGCCGGTGCCATTCCTCGACTGGTCGATATGAAAATAGAACCTTTCCTCCTAGTTTCCACTCTCGACGTTATCATCGCTCAGAGGTTGGTGCGACAACTCTCCGCGAATAAAGAAAAATATAAACTCACTAAAGCTGAAATAGAGTCCATCGGGAAGTTGGTCAATATGGATAAGGTGCTCGAATGTTTGCGCGAGGAAAAAATAATAGGTAAGAAGGATGCTTGGGATGATGTTTATTTCTATCGCCCCCCGAAAACATTGAAGGATAAAGAGGAGGGTTATCACAGTCGGCTCGGTATCCACGAAGTCTTAAATGTTTCGACTGCAGTGAAGGATTTGATCGTGAAAGGGGCCGCGAGCGAGGAAATAGAATCACAAGCTCGCAAGGAAGGTATGCTTACCATGCTCGAGGATGGTGTTTTCAAAGCGGCCCAAGGCCTTACTACAATCGAAGAAGTACTGAGAGTTGTCTCCGAATGA
- a CDS encoding RsmE family RNA methyltransferase has protein sequence MRLHRFYIDKKIEGKEVFVKEERLLNQWRKVFRYKTGDRVILFDGSGMEFIGELKDLKKEEVKIEILEEREGILPKKIGREIILCQSLIKKDKMEWVVEKATELGVSKIVPIISDRSEKKGFNIERARKIAVEASEQCGRADVPEIREVENLEASIKNYSSAVVFDSSGITKGDPWPEPSGQRSPLVIFIGPEGGWTSKEIERFKKEKMEIFSLGNLILRAETAAITALATLILRD, from the coding sequence ATGAGGTTACACAGATTTTATATAGATAAAAAAATAGAAGGGAAGGAGGTCTTTGTTAAAGAAGAACGACTTTTAAATCAGTGGCGTAAAGTTTTTCGTTACAAAACAGGGGATAGGGTAATTTTGTTTGATGGATCAGGAATGGAATTTATTGGAGAGTTAAAAGATTTAAAAAAGGAAGAAGTAAAAATAGAAATCCTAGAAGAGCGGGAAGGGATTTTGCCAAAGAAGATCGGGAGAGAAATTATTCTTTGTCAGTCGCTAATAAAGAAAGATAAAATGGAGTGGGTGGTGGAAAAGGCGACAGAGCTAGGAGTTTCCAAAATTGTGCCCATTATTTCTGATCGAAGTGAAAAGAAAGGTTTTAATATAGAACGTGCTCGGAAAATTGCGGTGGAGGCTAGTGAGCAGTGTGGTCGGGCCGATGTGCCGGAAATTAGAGAGGTAGAGAATTTAGAAGCTAGTATCAAGAATTACAGTAGCGCAGTTGTCTTCGATTCTTCTGGCATAACCAAGGGTGACCCTTGGCCCGAACCCTCTGGCCAAAGGTCACCCTTGGTTATTTTTATCGGGCCAGAAGGAGGTTGGACTAGCAAAGAAATTGAAAGATTTAAAAAAGAAAAGATGGAAATATTTAGTTTGGGAAATTTGATTCTAAGAGCCGAGACGGCGGCTATTACTGCTCTAGCAACTTTAATACTTCGCGATTGA
- a CDS encoding inorganic diphosphatase encodes MNLWHDIKAGEKDKINTIIEINKGSKNKYEVDKETGLIALDRVAHTAQDFPFDYGFVPQTLWHDNDPLDVVVLTTYPLLPGILVKVRPIAIMNMIDSGEGDDKIIAVPIDDPRWSDVKDLADINKHTLKEIEHFYSTYKKLQDKVVEVTGFKPREAAEQAFEEGKKLYQEKYAK; translated from the coding sequence ATGAATTTGTGGCACGATATAAAAGCGGGAGAAAAAGATAAAATAAATACTATTATCGAGATCAATAAAGGCTCGAAAAATAAATATGAGGTAGATAAAGAAACAGGCCTTATCGCTCTCGACAGAGTGGCGCATACGGCGCAGGACTTTCCCTTTGACTACGGTTTCGTACCCCAAACACTTTGGCACGATAATGACCCACTTGATGTTGTGGTACTCACTACCTACCCTCTCCTCCCTGGCATATTAGTAAAAGTGCGCCCGATCGCTATCATGAACATGATCGATTCTGGAGAAGGTGATGACAAAATAATAGCCGTGCCTATAGATGACCCTCGTTGGAGCGATGTGAAGGATCTGGCAGATATAAATAAACACACTCTGAAAGAGATAGAGCATTTCTACTCTACATACAAAAAACTCCAAGACAAAGTAGTGGAAGTGACTGGCTTTAAACCTCGAGAAGCAGCGGAGCAAGCTTTCGAAGAAGGCAAGAAACTCTACCAAGAAAAATACGCTAAGTAA